The Vulpes vulpes isolate BD-2025 chromosome 8, VulVul3, whole genome shotgun sequence genome has a window encoding:
- the CA14 gene encoding carbonic anhydrase 14 isoform X1, which yields MLFFSLLLEVIWILAAEGGQQHWTYAGPHGQDHWPASHPECGSNAQSPIDIQTDSVTFDPELPALQLQGYDQPSTEPLDLHNNGHTVQLSLPPTMYLEGLPRKYVAAQLHLHWGETGSLGGSEHQINGEATAAELHIVHYDSDSYDSLSEAAPEPQGLAVLGILIEVGEAKNPVYEHILSHLHEIRHKDQKTSVPPFNVGELLPPQLNQFFRYNGSLTTPPCYQSVLWTVFNRRAQISMGQVSGGELEELQETLFSTEEEPSKLLVRNYRAPQPLNQRTVFASFIQVGSLYTTGEMLSLGVGILVGCLCLLLAVYFIARKIRKKRLGNRKTVVFTSARTTEA from the exons GCCCACACGGTCAAGACCACTGGCCAGCCTCTCACCCGGAGTGTGGCAGCAATGCCCAATCCCCCATCGATATCCAGACTGACAGTGTGACCTTTGACCCCGAGTTGCCTGCTCTGCAGCTCCAGGGATACGACCAGCCTAGCACTGAGCCTTTGGACCTGCACAATAATGGCCATACAG TACAACTCTCTCTGCCCCCTACCATGTATCTGGAGGGACTTCCCCGAAAATATGTAGCTGCCCAGCTTCACCTACACTGGGGTGAGACAGGATCCCTGGGGGGATCAGAGCACCAGATCAACGGTGAAGCCACAGCGGCCGAG CTCCACATTGTACATTATGATTCTGACTCCTATGACAGCTTGAGCGAGGCTGCTCCAGAGCCGCAGGGCCTGGCTGTCTTGGGCATCCTCATTGAG GTGGGTGAGGCTAAGAATCCAGTTTATGAACATATTCTGAGTCACCTGCATGAAATCAGGCATAAAG ATCAGAAGACTTCAGTGCCTCCCTTCAATGTGGGAGAGCTGCTCCCCCCACAGCTGAACCAGTTCTTCCGCTACAATGGCTCGCTCACCACACCCCCCTGCTACCAGAGTGTGCTCTGGACAGTCTTCAATCGAAGGGCTCAGATTTCCATGGGACAGGTGAGCGGTGGAGAG CTGGAAGAGCTTCAGGAAACGCTGTTTTCCACGGAAGAAGAGCCCTCTAAGCTACTGGTACGGAACTACCGAGCCCCCCAGCCTCTCAATCAGCGAACAGTCTTTGCTTCTTTCATCCAAG TGGGATCCTTGTATACTACAG gCGAAATGCTGAGTCTGGGAGTGGGAATCTTGGTTGgctgtctctgccttctgttgGCTGTTTATTTCATTGCCAGGAAGATTCG GAAGAAGAGGCTAGGAAACCGGAAAACCGTGGTCTTCACCTCAGCACGAACCACAGAGGCATAG
- the CA14 gene encoding carbonic anhydrase 14 isoform X3 — protein sequence MLFFSLLLEVIWILAAEGGPHGQDHWPASHPECGSNAQSPIDIQTDSVTFDPELPALQLQGYDQPSTEPLDLHNNGHTVQLSLPPTMYLEGLPRKYVAAQLHLHWGETGSLGGSEHQINGEATAAELHIVHYDSDSYDSLSEAAPEPQGLAVLGILIEVGEAKNPVYEHILSHLHEIRHKDQKTSVPPFNVGELLPPQLNQFFRYNGSLTTPPCYQSVLWTVFNRRAQISMGQVSGGELEELQETLFSTEEEPSKLLVRNYRAPQPLNQRTVFASFIQVGSLYTTGEMLSLGVGILVGCLCLLLAVYFIARKIRKKRLGNRKTVVFTSARTTEA from the exons GCCCACACGGTCAAGACCACTGGCCAGCCTCTCACCCGGAGTGTGGCAGCAATGCCCAATCCCCCATCGATATCCAGACTGACAGTGTGACCTTTGACCCCGAGTTGCCTGCTCTGCAGCTCCAGGGATACGACCAGCCTAGCACTGAGCCTTTGGACCTGCACAATAATGGCCATACAG TACAACTCTCTCTGCCCCCTACCATGTATCTGGAGGGACTTCCCCGAAAATATGTAGCTGCCCAGCTTCACCTACACTGGGGTGAGACAGGATCCCTGGGGGGATCAGAGCACCAGATCAACGGTGAAGCCACAGCGGCCGAG CTCCACATTGTACATTATGATTCTGACTCCTATGACAGCTTGAGCGAGGCTGCTCCAGAGCCGCAGGGCCTGGCTGTCTTGGGCATCCTCATTGAG GTGGGTGAGGCTAAGAATCCAGTTTATGAACATATTCTGAGTCACCTGCATGAAATCAGGCATAAAG ATCAGAAGACTTCAGTGCCTCCCTTCAATGTGGGAGAGCTGCTCCCCCCACAGCTGAACCAGTTCTTCCGCTACAATGGCTCGCTCACCACACCCCCCTGCTACCAGAGTGTGCTCTGGACAGTCTTCAATCGAAGGGCTCAGATTTCCATGGGACAGGTGAGCGGTGGAGAG CTGGAAGAGCTTCAGGAAACGCTGTTTTCCACGGAAGAAGAGCCCTCTAAGCTACTGGTACGGAACTACCGAGCCCCCCAGCCTCTCAATCAGCGAACAGTCTTTGCTTCTTTCATCCAAG TGGGATCCTTGTATACTACAG gCGAAATGCTGAGTCTGGGAGTGGGAATCTTGGTTGgctgtctctgccttctgttgGCTGTTTATTTCATTGCCAGGAAGATTCG GAAGAAGAGGCTAGGAAACCGGAAAACCGTGGTCTTCACCTCAGCACGAACCACAGAGGCATAG
- the CA14 gene encoding carbonic anhydrase 14 isoform X2, giving the protein MLFFSLLLEVIWILAAEGGQQHWTYAGPHGQDHWPASHPECGSNAQSPIDIQTDSVTFDPELPALQLQGYDQPSTEPLDLHNNGHTVQLSLPPTMYLEGLPRKYVAAQLHLHWGETGSLGGSEHQINGEATAAELHIVHYDSDSYDSLSEAAPEPQGLAVLGILIEVGEAKNPVYEHILSHLHEIRHKDQKTSVPPFNVGELLPPQLNQFFRYNGSLTTPPCYQSVLWTVFNRRAQISMGQLEELQETLFSTEEEPSKLLVRNYRAPQPLNQRTVFASFIQVGSLYTTGEMLSLGVGILVGCLCLLLAVYFIARKIRKKRLGNRKTVVFTSARTTEA; this is encoded by the exons GCCCACACGGTCAAGACCACTGGCCAGCCTCTCACCCGGAGTGTGGCAGCAATGCCCAATCCCCCATCGATATCCAGACTGACAGTGTGACCTTTGACCCCGAGTTGCCTGCTCTGCAGCTCCAGGGATACGACCAGCCTAGCACTGAGCCTTTGGACCTGCACAATAATGGCCATACAG TACAACTCTCTCTGCCCCCTACCATGTATCTGGAGGGACTTCCCCGAAAATATGTAGCTGCCCAGCTTCACCTACACTGGGGTGAGACAGGATCCCTGGGGGGATCAGAGCACCAGATCAACGGTGAAGCCACAGCGGCCGAG CTCCACATTGTACATTATGATTCTGACTCCTATGACAGCTTGAGCGAGGCTGCTCCAGAGCCGCAGGGCCTGGCTGTCTTGGGCATCCTCATTGAG GTGGGTGAGGCTAAGAATCCAGTTTATGAACATATTCTGAGTCACCTGCATGAAATCAGGCATAAAG ATCAGAAGACTTCAGTGCCTCCCTTCAATGTGGGAGAGCTGCTCCCCCCACAGCTGAACCAGTTCTTCCGCTACAATGGCTCGCTCACCACACCCCCCTGCTACCAGAGTGTGCTCTGGACAGTCTTCAATCGAAGGGCTCAGATTTCCATGGGACAG CTGGAAGAGCTTCAGGAAACGCTGTTTTCCACGGAAGAAGAGCCCTCTAAGCTACTGGTACGGAACTACCGAGCCCCCCAGCCTCTCAATCAGCGAACAGTCTTTGCTTCTTTCATCCAAG TGGGATCCTTGTATACTACAG gCGAAATGCTGAGTCTGGGAGTGGGAATCTTGGTTGgctgtctctgccttctgttgGCTGTTTATTTCATTGCCAGGAAGATTCG GAAGAAGAGGCTAGGAAACCGGAAAACCGTGGTCTTCACCTCAGCACGAACCACAGAGGCATAG